GGTGCCGGTGCTGGTGCCGGTGCTGGTGCTGGTGCTGGTGCCGGGCGAGGAGCCGGAGCTGGTGCGGGCGAGGATGCAATCGCTTCACCGGGGGTGTTGGCCGCGGCTGAACCACCTCCGCCACCGCCACAGGCCGATACGGCTGCAAGCAGGAAAAGCACAGACAGCCGCTTCAGATCGCTGGCGTTTGCAGAGTTGGAGAGGTTCATGATGGGCGTCAGCTGATGGAGCTGGAAGGGGGACCGTTGGAATCAGATGAAAAGGGGACTGCCGCTGCCGTGTTCGTTCTTGGGAGGGCTGGACAGGGCCTCGATGGAATCTTCGTCCGACGGGGGAGGGCCGGTAGGACGGCCCGACAGAGCGTCTGTCCAAAACGATATGTGGCACAAGAATGGGACTGTAATTTACAGATTCCATGCAGTCGAAACATCTAGACACTTTTTCCGTGGGCAAACCGCCTTTCGGGCATTGATTGGACGATGCGAGGAGCCAAGAAGGCGTGGACCATCGGAATTGCCATGGGCAACCCAAAGCCATCTGACGCCACGGCATTGCCCGGAACGTTAGATCGATGAATTCTTGGAGGCCTCCGCGAGATGCGCATTCCACAAATTAAGCTATTCGCGTGAATGTGCGGCATGGATTGTCGAGGCGATGTCCTCGGCCTGGTGTAGTGACGTGTTACCAGTTGCAGGCACTGTTGAGCGGTTCAATTCCGCCCGGTTGGGGCTTGAAATCCCCATGACGGCGCTTCGATCGCACCCGGAAGCGTCATGAAAATTCGACGCGCCTTGTTGAAATCATCGGTTACAAACCCGGTCATAGGGATGGGTGCGGGCGGCTGTACCCACCGCAGGAGAAGCGCATCCATGCGCAGGAAGTTTTGCTCCGCCTCCAGAAAAACATTCAACTCCGAGCGCACGTCTGCGTGGTCGCGAACGGCGATGGTTCCTTCGAAATGGTTGCCCCGCAGAGACACCTGGGTGGGGCTGCCGCGCGCCAAAAAACCCGCCGTGTTGATAAGCGTGTTGTGAGCCAAGACGATGTCGGACGAGGCATTTACGTCGATGCCCGCATCATTGCAGTGCGCAACGATGTTGTTCGCGGCCAATCCGTGACGGTGCTGGAAGTCTTGGCAAGCGTTTTGACGGCAAATGGCTTCGGCGTTACCGCCCCCCCCACCGAAAGAAATGCCCACGCGTACCCCCGGATGAGAAATTTGCTGCGGTGAGCACACGACCAGATTGCGCTCAATGCGCCCACCCTCGCTGGCGCCCTTCATGAACAGGCCATAGGCAATCCGGTTGCCCTGGCCTTTGGCAAAGCCCACGACCAAGTTGTCTTGAACCCTCCACTGGTGGGCGCCCACCAGATCGAGCATCACCACAGGATTCCCCGTCTGGCGCGGGGAGGCATTGGTCAGGGAATTGAAGGCGACCAGCCCATGGTCGGGCCAATCGCCGTTCAAACCATTCACTTTGATGTGCGCGTTGAAGTCTTCTATTCGATTGTTTCGAAGAACCACGAATGCGCCACGGCCAAGCACGTGGAAAGCGTGTTCGCAATTGTCGTGGTCGGTGCACACGCCCTTGATGTTCAAGTTTTCAAATGACCAATGCGGGCGATCGACACGGATGCCGCTGACTTGCGAGAACTCCAATTGCACGCTGCCAGGACGGATTGCGCTGACCACGATAGGCATGTCACGGTGCCCGTCCTTGCCCAATTGCAGCGTTCGAGAGAAGCGGTAGAGGCCCGGCTCGATGACGATGTGGGTGCCGGGCTCGGCCACCAAGAGGGCCTGCTCAAGCGCAAAGGCCGTGCGGACCCGCACGACCGTTCCCTTGATCGGCACGGCCGGGGCCATTGACGTGGCTTGCTGTCCTTTTCCCAATGTCGGCAATGCACCGAGGGGAGGTGGCCGCTCGTATCGGATTTGCACGGCACGCAAGGTGGGGCCGACAAGCGCCACAAGCCAAGGGTGTCCTTCCAGGCGGAGCTGGATGTAGCGAATGATCTCCTGCGGGCTGCGCGAGCTTGCCGCCTCCAGCGCTCGCTGTCCGAGACTGCTTGCCATGCTGGCCAGCATCAACAGCAAAATGCCCGCGATCGCAAAGGAGACGTGCCGCCGCCACGATTTCAATGGAGTTCTCCTTTGTGCGCCGCAAAGATGATAGCTCCGAGCGTGCAAGAAGCAACGCTATGGCCGTTCAAGATCGGAATTGACGAATGCGGTCGCTATCATTTGCGCCTTCCAAAGAAGTTTCCAGAAAAGTTGCACCATGAAAATTACTGTGGTCGGGACCGGTTATGTGGGTTTGGTCAGTGGGGCCTGCCTTGCAGAAGTGGGCAACGACGTTCTATGTCTGGACGTGAATCCCGACAAGATCCGCATCCTGGAAGAGGGCGGTATTCCCATCTACGAGCCGGGCTTGCAGGACATGGTTCGGCGCAACGTCGCGGCCGGCCGCTTGCACTTCACCACCGACATAGATCGCGCCGTGCAGCACGGCACCATTCAGTTCATCGCGGTGGGGACGCCACCGGACGAGGATGGTTCGGCCGACATGCGCTATGTGCTTGCGGCGGCACGCAACATCGGTCAACGCATGACGGACTACAAGGTGGTCGTGGACAAGAGCACCGTGCCCGTGGGCACCGCAGATCGGGTTCGCGAAGCGATTGCTGAAGAATTGCACAAGCGTGGCGTGCAAACGCCGTTTGCGGTGGTGTCCAACCCCGAATTCCTCAAGGAAGGTGCGGCCGTGGACGACTTCATGCGTCCGGACCGCATCATCGTCGGCGCCAGCGACGAGCAGGCGGTGCACCTCATGCGTGCGCTGTACGCGCCGTTCCAGCGCAACCATGAGCGGTTGATTGTCACCGATGTGCGCAGCGCCGAGCTGACCAAGTACGCCGCCAACGCCATGCTGGCCACGCGCATCAGCTTCATGAACGAACTGGCCAATCTGGCCGAAAAGCTCGGCGCCGATATCGAGATGGTCCGTCAGGGCATCGGCTCGGATCCACGCATCGGCTACCACTTCCTGTATCCGGGCGCCGGCTATGGGGGATCCTGTTTCCCCAAGGACGTCAAGGCGCTGATCAAAACCGCTGCCGACGACGCCGGCCTCGATTTGAAGGTCCTGACCGCGGTGGAGGCGGCCAATGACGCGCAGAAGCATGTGCTGGGCGACAAAGTCAAACGCAAATTCGGCGCCGATCTGAAGGGGCGGCATTTTGCGGTCTGGGGGCTGGCTTTCAAACCCAATACCGATGACATGCGCGAAGCTCCCGCGCTGGAGTTGCTGGCCGATCTGCTGGCCGCCGGCGCCACTGCGACCGCCTACGACCCGGTGGCCATGCACGAAGCGCAGCGCATCCTGGGCGATGAACCGCGCGTCACTTTTGCCAAGTCGCCCAATGACGCTCTCGAAAATGCGGATGCACTGGTGATCGTGACCGAATGGAAGGAGTTCCGCAGCCCCGACTTCGACACCATCAAGACCAAGCTCAAGCAGGCGCTGATCGTGGACGGGCGCAACCTGTACGACCCGGCAGTCGTGCGCAGCCAGGGCTTTGAGTACCTGCCGATAGGCCGCTGAGCCATGGCGCGCTGGGGTGCGCCGGTGGTGGCCATCCTGGCGGCGGCAGCGTGTCTCAGCCTGGCTGTTGGGCATCCGCTGGCATCGGTATCGCTGGCGGTGGTGCTGTGCTGTGTCACCATGGGTTGGGCCGCCTGGCGGCCTTGGACCATCGGATGTCTGTTGGCGACGTTGTTGCCAGTGGCCAGCCTCGCGCCCTCGACGGGCTGGTGGCTGATCGACGAATTCGATCTGGTCGTGCTGGCCGTGCTGGCCGGCGCCTACGCACGCATGAGCTTCGATGCCTGGAGGGGTGGCGCTGCAGACGCTGCGGCGGTTCGCGATCGCGTGGGCTTCGGCTTGTGGATGGCGTTGGGCGTTTCCAGTACTTTGAGTCTGGTCATCGGGCTGCTGGATGCGGGCGCTGGCACAGGTGCGCAGCCGGATCTATGGACACGCGCCTTGTATGGCGGCTACGCCAGCGTTTTCAATCCTGTGCGTGTCTCCAAGAGTCTTCTTTGGGCGCTCCTCTTGCTGCCCGTTCTGCAGCACCTGCCCGAGTCGCGGCGCAAGTTCATGGTTGCTTCCACGGTGCAGGGGCTGGCCTTCGGCCTGGCCATGGTCTGTGCCCTTGTGCTTTGGGAGCGTTGGCGGTATGTGGGCATCTTCAACTTCACCGACTCATACCGCACGGTGGCGGGCTTTTGGGAAATGCACGTGGGAGGCGGCGCGATCGACGCGTACCTCGCAATGGCGGTGCCTGTCGCGTTCTGGGCGGTTTGGTGGGTGCCTGCCGGCTGGCGCTGGAGCGGCGCGGCACTGTTGGCGCTTCTGAGCACCTATGCCGTGCTGACCACCTATTCGCGAGGGCTGTACCTCGCGGTGGCGATTTCTATCGTGTTCATGCTGATCGTCGCTCGGGTTTGCCGCATTCAGCCTGCCGCCGGTTCGCGCGTGCGCGGCTGGTCGCTCAAGGGCCTGTCGCTGGTGCTGGTGGCTCAGGCGGTATGGGTGTTGGGCGGGCATACGTTCATGGCGGGGCGCGTCGCCCGCGTGGACGCCGATCTGCTGGACCGTGCGGCGCATTGGCGCGATGGTCTGGGTCTGCTCAAGACGCCCACGGACTGGATGTTCGGGCTAGGTGCGGGGCGCCTGCCGGCGCACTACAGCGCCGAGGTACCGGGCGGGGAGTTCGCGGGGCAGGCGCTGTGGCGGCACGGACCGGACGGCACCGCAGTGGTGGAACTTTCAGGGCCCGCGACACGCCAGGACATGGCCTATGACTTCGGCCTCACGCAGCGCGTCGATCTCTGGTCCGAAGGCAACTACCGGGTGCGGATCCGGTACCAGACCGACGCACCGTTGGTGTTGCTGTTGAGTGTGTGCGAGCGGCACCTCCTGTACGACTTCCGCTGCCAGTGGAAGCATGTACGTCCCGAGGCCGCCGTGGCGGACCCGGATCAGTGGCACGAGATGGTGTTGCCCGGCAAGGCATTCGCGCCCGCCGGACGGGCCGTCGCTCTGCGAGACGGCATGTTCACCATGACCGTGTTGAGCGTGGGCCGGACTGCACGCATCCATGAAGTGGCACTGTGGGACGCCCGAGGACACCAGGTCTTGAAGAACGGCGACTTCGCGCGAGGGCTGATGCATTGGTTTCCCGCCGCGCAAGGCAGCTTCAAGCCTTGGCACATCGACAACCTCTACCTGGAGATTCTGATCGAGCGGGGCCTGTTGGGTTGGCTGGTGGTGGCGCTGTTGGCGGCCTGGACAGGCCATGGCCTCGCCCGTGCTCTCCAGCATCGCGAACCCTGGGCCCTTGCGCTGTCCGGTTCTCTGGTGAGCATGGGGGTGCTCGGTCTGGTCATCAGCGTCACCGAGTTGCCTCGTGTCGCCTTTATGCTGCTGCTCATCCTGTTGACCACGTCACGGTTGAGGCGTTCTCCACAATCCCTCTCTTGTAACGGCATGTAGCCAATGCGTATCAACGGGTATCCTCGCACTGTTCTCAAGTGCCGGGCACTGCTGCCCTTATTTCAGGAACCGGAAGTTTGATCAAGCTCTTCAACCACTACTTCGATCGCCGCACGCTGGCGAAGATGTTCATGGATCTGCTGTTGATCACCGTGGCGTTCATGGCCACTCTGGTGATCCTCACCGACGCAGAAGAATTGACCGTCGCGCAGTTCGGCCAGGGGCTGTTCCGTGCAGTGCTCATGAGCGCCGGTTTTCTGGGCGTCAACTCCGCGCTGGGCCTCTACGACCGGGGCACGGCCCTTAACAACACCCAATTGCGCGCACGCGTGCTGGTGTCATTCCTGATGATGGGCGTCATCGTGGTCGGGGTGCTGTTGCTGCTGCCTGTGAAGGCGTTTTGGGGGCACACCTGGGCCGTCGTGATTGTGATGATGGCCACGGGCCTGCTGCTGGTCATCCAGGTGTTGACGGGTGAGATTCTGGCCAAATCGCTCGCCAGGCGCCGCGTGCTGGTCTACGGCACGGGTGTGAAGGCGCAGGCGGTGGGAGACAGTCTGAAGCGACCCGCCTCGAGCGCCGAGTTGTGCGGCTATTTCGCCAGTCCGAACGAGCGCGAGCATCTGGTGACCAGTTGGGGCACGCTGGGGTCCGACCAGACGCTCACGGAGGTGGTGACGCAGAAGCGGATCGACGAAATCGTGGTCGCGCTGTCCGAGCGCCGAGGTGGCAGCATGCCGATGCGCGAATTGCTGGATTGCAAGCTGGCGGGGGTGCGCGTCACGGACATCGCCACCTATTTCGAGCAGGAGCTTGGTCAGATCCGGCTGGACGCCGTATCGGCGGGCTGGCTGATCTTCGGCGATGGGTTTGACCAGGGTTTCGTGCGCACGACCATCAAGCGCCTGTTCGATCTGGCGGGTGCGGTGGTTCTGATCTTGCTGGCTTTGCCGATCATGGCGGTGACGGCGCTCATCATCAAGCTGGAGAGCTCGGGCCCGGTGCTCTACAAGCAGGAACGCGTCGGGCTCAACAACAAGCCCTTCAACGTGGTGAAGTTCCGCAGCATGCGCACCGACGCGGAGAAGGACGGTGTACCCCGCTGGGCCACCGCGGGCGACAGCCGCGTCACGCGCGTGGGCAAGGTGATCCGCAAGCTGCGCATCGACGAGTTGCCACAGCTCTTCAGCGTGCTCAATGGCGACATGAGTCTGGTGGGCCCGCGCCCGGAGCGCGCGTTCTTCGTCGAGAAACTCGCGCAGGAGATTCCGTTCTACGCCGTGCGCCACAGCGTCAAGCCGGGTGTGACGGGGTGGGCGCAGGTGCGTTTCCCGTACGGCGCCACCGTGGAAGACACGAAGAAGAAACTGCAGTTCGACCTGTACTACGTGAAGAACCACTCGTTGTTCCTGGACCTGGTGGTGATCTTCGAAACCATCGGCGTGGTGCTCACGGGCAAGGGCGCCCAGTAGGCGCTGCGCGCGTCCTGGGTATCTTGGCGTCAGGCCAGGGTATGCAGTGGAATGTCTTTCTCCGCGGCCAGGGCGTCGAGCTGCCGGCGGGTCTTGCGCTCGATGAAGCTGGCGATCGCGGCGTGGGTGTCGGGCTTGAAAAGCGTGCGAAACCCCGTGTACTCCAGACCCGCGGCCGCGCACAGCGCGGCGGCGAAATGTGGCTCCAGTGCCGCCACGGCGACTCGGCCGTCCTGGCAGGCATAGACGCGGTAGCCCGCGTGCGCGCCGCCGATCGCCCCACTGGGCAATGACAGGCCCCAGGTGCGAGGCAGGGCGAGCCAGGCTGCCGCATCGGACAGAGGAACCTCCTGTACGCAGCCCTTGCCCGAGGTCTTTTGCGTCAGCACCGCCTTGAGCACGGCCTCGCTGGCCATGACGGAGCCACACATGTCGGCAAAGAGCGTCGGGGGCAGATCCAGGCCCGTGATGAGCCCGGCCTCCGACAGGTAGGTGAGGTCATGGCCGGGTTCCTCGGCGCGCGCACCGGGCGCGCCCACGATGCAGACCAACGAGAGCGCCGGGTAGCGTTTGCGCAAGTCAGGCCACCGCAGGCCGAGCTTGTGCAGCGCGGAGGGGCGAAAGGAGGTCAGCAACACGTCGGTACGGGCCAGTTCCTTGTGCAGCGTGGCCTGGCCTTTCTCGGACTTCAGGTCCATCGCCACCACCTTCACGCCCGCGTGCAGTGTCGCGTAGGTGGTCGGGCTGTACTGGCCCATGGGATCGCCGCTGCCGCCACCGGGCGCGGGCGGTTCGACCTTCAGGCAGGTGGCGCCCATGTGTTTCAGGCGCATGAGGGCCGCTGGGCCGGGCAGGTTGAGCGCAAGGCTGAGCACGCGCACGCCGCGCAGTGGCTTGAGCGTGGGGGCTGGGCGGGGGGCGATGTTCATCGCCACACTGTACCGGCGAACCGCGCCGCGCGCGTGCTCAGCGTTCGCCAAAGTTCAGGGGCAGTCCCACGTAGTTTTCCGCGAGCGAGCGCGAAAGCGATTCGGAGTTCACCAGGTAGTCCAGCTCAGCTTCCTGCACTTTCTGTCCAAAGCCTGCGGTGTCGGGAAAACGGTGCATCAGCGAGGTCAACCACCAGGAGAACCGCTCGGCTTTCCACACGCGCCGCAGGCAGCGCTCGGAGTAGCTGTCGATGCCGGCCGAGGTCATGTCGCGGTAGTACTCGATGAACGCGCCCGAGAGGTACTTGACGTCGCTGGCCGCGAGGTTGAGTCCTTTCGCGCCGGTGGGCGGCACGATGTGGGCCGCATCGCCTGCGAGGAACAGGCGACCGAAGCGCATCGGCTCTGCCACGAAGCTGCGCAGCGGCGCGATGCTCTTTTCGATGGTGGGGCCGGTGATCACGCGGGATGCCATCTCCGGATCGAGGCGCCGCCGCAGCTCGTCCCAGAAGCGCTGGTCGCTCCAGTCCTCGACCTTGTCGTCCAACGGGCATTGCACGTAGTAGCGGCTGCGCGTCGGGCTGCGCATGGAACACAGCGCGAAGCCGCGCTCGCTGTTGGCGTAGACGATCGCGTGCGGAGACACTGGTGGCACGTCGGCCAGGATGCCGAGCCAGCCGAAGGGATAGACCTTCTCGTATTCGGTGATCGAACCCTCGGGCACGCTGGCGCGGCACACGCCATGGAAGCCATCGCAGCCCGCAATGAAATCGCAGGCGATCTCGTGTGTCTGCCCGTCCTTGCGGTAGCGCACGCGCGGCTTGTCGCTGCCGTAGTCCAGCACCTCCACGTCGGCCGCCTCGTACACCGTCGGCAGGTTGGCCGCGCTGCGGGCTTCCATGAGGTCGCGCGTCATCTCGGTCTGACCATAGGCGGTGACCACCTTGCCGTGGGTGAGCCCGTGCACGTCGATGGCGTGGCGCGTGCCTGCGAACACCAGTTCGATGCTGTGGTGCACCGTGCCTTGCGCATCAAGGCGCTCTCCCACGCCGGCCTCGCGCATCAGATCGGTGGTGATCTGTTCGAGAATGCCCGCGCGGATGCGGCCCAGCACGTACGCGCCGCTCTGGCGCTCGACGACGATGTTGTCGATGCCGGCCTTGTGCAGCAGTTGGCCAAGCAACAGCCCGGCAGGGCCGGCGCCGATGATGGCAACCTGGGTTCGCGTCATGGAAAGGTCTCCTGGTTCAAGCGGGTTCGAGCATAGAAACAGGTGATGTCCGCCACAAGCGCAGGACGGAGCCGTTGCGCGATGATCGGATTCATTGCGCGATCATCGCGCATAATTTGCCCATGACCACCACGCCACCCATCGCCAAGGCCGACCTCATCGAGGGCATGGCCAAAGGCATGGCGGTGCTGGAGAGCTTCGACACCGAGCGCCAGCGCCTCAACGCCACGCAAGCCGCCGAGCGCGCCGGCCTCACGCGCGCGGCGGCGCGCCGCCACCTGCTCACGCTCGCACACCTGGGCTATCTGGAGTCCGACGGCAGCCACTACTGGCTCGCCCCGAAAGTGTTGCGCTTCTCCGGCAGCTACCTGGCATCGGCGCGTCTGCCGCGCTTGTTGCAGCCTACGCTGAACCGCCTGGCGGCCC
The sequence above is a segment of the Hydrogenophaga sp. BPS33 genome. Coding sequences within it:
- a CDS encoding O-antigen ligase family protein gives rise to the protein MARWGAPVVAILAAAACLSLAVGHPLASVSLAVVLCCVTMGWAAWRPWTIGCLLATLLPVASLAPSTGWWLIDEFDLVVLAVLAGAYARMSFDAWRGGAADAAAVRDRVGFGLWMALGVSSTLSLVIGLLDAGAGTGAQPDLWTRALYGGYASVFNPVRVSKSLLWALLLLPVLQHLPESRRKFMVASTVQGLAFGLAMVCALVLWERWRYVGIFNFTDSYRTVAGFWEMHVGGGAIDAYLAMAVPVAFWAVWWVPAGWRWSGAALLALLSTYAVLTTYSRGLYLAVAISIVFMLIVARVCRIQPAAGSRVRGWSLKGLSLVLVAQAVWVLGGHTFMAGRVARVDADLLDRAAHWRDGLGLLKTPTDWMFGLGAGRLPAHYSAEVPGGEFAGQALWRHGPDGTAVVELSGPATRQDMAYDFGLTQRVDLWSEGNYRVRIRYQTDAPLVLLLSVCERHLLYDFRCQWKHVRPEAAVADPDQWHEMVLPGKAFAPAGRAVALRDGMFTMTVLSVGRTARIHEVALWDARGHQVLKNGDFARGLMHWFPAAQGSFKPWHIDNLYLEILIERGLLGWLVVALLAAWTGHGLARALQHREPWALALSGSLVSMGVLGLVISVTELPRVAFMLLLILLTTSRLRRSPQSLSCNGM
- a CDS encoding UDP-glucose dehydrogenase family protein, yielding MKITVVGTGYVGLVSGACLAEVGNDVLCLDVNPDKIRILEEGGIPIYEPGLQDMVRRNVAAGRLHFTTDIDRAVQHGTIQFIAVGTPPDEDGSADMRYVLAAARNIGQRMTDYKVVVDKSTVPVGTADRVREAIAEELHKRGVQTPFAVVSNPEFLKEGAAVDDFMRPDRIIVGASDEQAVHLMRALYAPFQRNHERLIVTDVRSAELTKYAANAMLATRISFMNELANLAEKLGADIEMVRQGIGSDPRIGYHFLYPGAGYGGSCFPKDVKALIKTAADDAGLDLKVLTAVEAANDAQKHVLGDKVKRKFGADLKGRHFAVWGLAFKPNTDDMREAPALELLADLLAAGATATAYDPVAMHEAQRILGDEPRVTFAKSPNDALENADALVIVTEWKEFRSPDFDTIKTKLKQALIVDGRNLYDPAVVRSQGFEYLPIGR
- a CDS encoding TIGR03013 family XrtA/PEP-CTERM system glycosyltransferase, producing the protein MIKLFNHYFDRRTLAKMFMDLLLITVAFMATLVILTDAEELTVAQFGQGLFRAVLMSAGFLGVNSALGLYDRGTALNNTQLRARVLVSFLMMGVIVVGVLLLLPVKAFWGHTWAVVIVMMATGLLLVIQVLTGEILAKSLARRRVLVYGTGVKAQAVGDSLKRPASSAELCGYFASPNEREHLVTSWGTLGSDQTLTEVVTQKRIDEIVVALSERRGGSMPMRELLDCKLAGVRVTDIATYFEQELGQIRLDAVSAGWLIFGDGFDQGFVRTTIKRLFDLAGAVVLILLALPIMAVTALIIKLESSGPVLYKQERVGLNNKPFNVVKFRSMRTDAEKDGVPRWATAGDSRVTRVGKVIRKLRIDELPQLFSVLNGDMSLVGPRPERAFFVEKLAQEIPFYAVRHSVKPGVTGWAQVRFPYGATVEDTKKKLQFDLYYVKNHSLFLDLVVIFETIGVVLTGKGAQ
- a CDS encoding CoA transferase — translated: MNIAPRPAPTLKPLRGVRVLSLALNLPGPAALMRLKHMGATCLKVEPPAPGGGSGDPMGQYSPTTYATLHAGVKVVAMDLKSEKGQATLHKELARTDVLLTSFRPSALHKLGLRWPDLRKRYPALSLVCIVGAPGARAEEPGHDLTYLSEAGLITGLDLPPTLFADMCGSVMASEAVLKAVLTQKTSGKGCVQEVPLSDAAAWLALPRTWGLSLPSGAIGGAHAGYRVYACQDGRVAVAALEPHFAAALCAAAGLEYTGFRTLFKPDTHAAIASFIERKTRRQLDALAAEKDIPLHTLA
- the pobA gene encoding 4-hydroxybenzoate 3-monooxygenase; this encodes MTRTQVAIIGAGPAGLLLGQLLHKAGIDNIVVERQSGAYVLGRIRAGILEQITTDLMREAGVGERLDAQGTVHHSIELVFAGTRHAIDVHGLTHGKVVTAYGQTEMTRDLMEARSAANLPTVYEAADVEVLDYGSDKPRVRYRKDGQTHEIACDFIAGCDGFHGVCRASVPEGSITEYEKVYPFGWLGILADVPPVSPHAIVYANSERGFALCSMRSPTRSRYYVQCPLDDKVEDWSDQRFWDELRRRLDPEMASRVITGPTIEKSIAPLRSFVAEPMRFGRLFLAGDAAHIVPPTGAKGLNLAASDVKYLSGAFIEYYRDMTSAGIDSYSERCLRRVWKAERFSWWLTSLMHRFPDTAGFGQKVQEAELDYLVNSESLSRSLAENYVGLPLNFGER